The proteins below are encoded in one region of Micromonospora yangpuensis:
- a CDS encoding DegV family protein, with product MPVAVVTDSTAYLPAELEQAHPITVVPLTVVLNGAEGLEGVETFPADATRALGGRRVSVSTSRPAPEQFVRTYRRLLDGGADAVLSVHLSAELSGTVEAARLAAAEVDDERIAVVDSRYTGMGLGFPAVAAATAAAHGGDLAEVRQAAVDAVARTTIFFYVDTLEFLRRGGRINAAEALLGTALSVKPIMYMPDGTIEVRDKVRTASRGVAKLVDLAVEAAGDAEVDLAVHHLAAPQRAEALLDALTVRFGDRLRHAYVSEAGAVVAAHAGPGLACVVVHRLTAVR from the coding sequence ATGCCCGTCGCGGTCGTCACCGACTCCACCGCCTACCTGCCGGCCGAACTGGAGCAGGCCCACCCGATCACGGTGGTACCGCTGACCGTCGTGCTCAACGGCGCGGAGGGGCTGGAAGGGGTCGAGACGTTCCCGGCCGACGCCACCCGGGCGCTGGGCGGCCGACGCGTCTCGGTGAGCACCTCCCGACCGGCCCCCGAGCAGTTCGTCCGGACGTACCGGCGGCTGCTCGACGGCGGCGCGGACGCGGTGCTGTCGGTGCACCTGTCGGCCGAGCTCTCCGGCACGGTCGAGGCGGCCCGACTCGCCGCCGCCGAGGTCGACGACGAGCGGATCGCCGTGGTCGACAGCCGCTACACCGGGATGGGGCTCGGCTTCCCGGCGGTGGCGGCCGCCACCGCCGCCGCCCACGGCGGTGACCTGGCCGAGGTGCGCCAGGCCGCGGTGGACGCCGTCGCGCGTACGACGATCTTCTTCTACGTCGACACGCTGGAGTTCCTCCGACGGGGTGGCCGGATCAACGCGGCCGAGGCGCTGCTGGGCACCGCCCTGTCGGTCAAGCCGATCATGTACATGCCGGACGGCACCATCGAGGTGCGGGACAAGGTGCGCACCGCCAGCCGGGGGGTGGCCAAACTGGTCGACCTGGCCGTCGAGGCGGCCGGTGACGCCGAGGTGGACCTGGCGGTGCACCACCTGGCCGCGCCGCAACGGGCCGAGGCGCTGCTCGACGCGTTGACCGTCCGGTTCGGTGACCGGCTGCGCCACGCGTACGTCTCGGAGGCCGGCGCGGTGGTCGCCGCGCACGCCGGACCGGGGCTGGCCTGCGTGGTCGTGCACCGGCTCACGGCAGTTCGTTAG
- a CDS encoding histidine phosphatase family protein encodes MTRLIVWRHGNTDWNAASRVQGQTDVALNDLGREQARTAAPLLAALRPDAIVASDLSRAADTAAALAAVTGLPVRTDARLRERHFGQWQGLLLTEVKQRFAAEHARWRAGDPDPGAGIESLDDLGKRLGTAFQEAADLVPGGTVVVATHGAGARQGCGHLLGWDHAVLRTVGSLQNCHWTELRHNDARGWHLYAHNVGPITATVAAEAV; translated from the coding sequence ATGACCCGGCTGATCGTCTGGCGGCACGGCAACACCGACTGGAACGCCGCCAGCCGGGTCCAGGGGCAGACCGACGTGGCCCTCAACGACCTGGGCCGGGAGCAGGCCCGGACCGCCGCGCCGCTGCTCGCCGCGCTGCGTCCGGACGCGATCGTGGCCAGCGACCTGAGCCGCGCCGCCGACACCGCCGCCGCCCTCGCCGCGGTCACCGGGCTGCCGGTCCGCACCGACGCCCGGCTGCGTGAGCGGCACTTCGGGCAGTGGCAGGGTCTGCTGCTCACCGAGGTCAAGCAGCGGTTCGCCGCCGAGCACGCCCGGTGGCGCGCCGGTGACCCGGACCCCGGTGCGGGGATCGAGAGCCTCGACGACCTCGGCAAACGGCTGGGTACGGCGTTTCAGGAGGCAGCCGACCTGGTGCCCGGCGGCACCGTGGTGGTCGCCACCCACGGCGCCGGAGCCCGGCAGGGCTGCGGTCACCTGCTCGGATGGGACCATGCCGTGCTGCGCACCGTCGGCTCGTTGCAGAACTGCCACTGGACCGAGCTGCGTCACAACGACGCCCGGGGCTGGCACCTGTACGCGCACAACGTCGGCCCGATCACCGCGACGGTCGCCGCCGAGGCGGTCTGA
- the rsfS gene encoding ribosome silencing factor, which produces MTVSERAHELAIAAAQAAADKKAQDIVIIDVGDQLAITDAFLLAAAPNERQVLAIVDAIEERLLDLPEKAKPVRREGERGGRWVLLDYVDIVVHVQHTEEREFYALDRLWKDCPTIPFVDRDLVDADATGSTTASAE; this is translated from the coding sequence GTGACAGTTTCCGAACGCGCTCACGAGCTGGCCATCGCCGCCGCCCAGGCCGCCGCCGACAAGAAGGCGCAGGACATCGTCATCATCGATGTTGGCGACCAGCTCGCCATCACCGACGCGTTCCTGCTCGCCGCCGCCCCCAACGAGCGTCAGGTGCTCGCCATCGTCGACGCGATCGAGGAGCGGCTGCTCGACCTCCCGGAGAAGGCCAAGCCGGTACGGCGCGAGGGTGAGCGCGGTGGGCGTTGGGTGCTGCTCGACTACGTGGACATCGTGGTGCACGTGCAGCACACCGAGGAGCGGGAGTTCTACGCCCTCGACCGGCTCTGGAAGGACTGCCCGACCATCCCGTTCGTGGACCGGGACCTGGTCGACGCCGACGCCACCGGTTCGACCACCGCCTCGGCGGAATGA
- the nadD gene encoding nicotinate-nucleotide adenylyltransferase — MGDDIRRVGIMGGTFDPIHHGHLVAASEVADRFGLDEVVFVPTGQPWQKADTPVSPAEDRYLMTVIATASNPRFQVSRVDIDRDGPTYTVDTLRDLHALYGPRTQLYFITGADALERILSWKDLAEIFELSHFIGVTRPGFELTDAHLPADTVSLVQVPAMAISSTNCRERVGRGEPVWYLVPDGVVQYIAKRGLYQGK, encoded by the coding sequence GTGGGGGATGACATTCGGCGGGTGGGGATCATGGGTGGCACGTTCGACCCGATCCACCACGGGCACCTGGTCGCGGCCAGCGAGGTGGCGGACCGGTTCGGGTTGGACGAGGTGGTCTTCGTGCCGACCGGACAACCGTGGCAGAAGGCGGACACTCCGGTCAGCCCGGCCGAGGACCGCTACCTGATGACGGTGATCGCCACCGCGTCCAATCCGCGTTTCCAGGTCAGCCGGGTCGACATCGACCGGGACGGGCCCACCTACACCGTCGACACCCTGCGTGACCTGCACGCCCTGTACGGTCCCCGGACCCAGCTGTACTTCATCACCGGGGCGGACGCGCTGGAGCGGATCCTGTCCTGGAAGGACCTGGCGGAGATCTTCGAGTTGTCCCATTTCATCGGGGTGACCCGGCCCGGCTTCGAGCTGACCGACGCGCACCTGCCCGCCGACACGGTCAGCCTGGTGCAGGTCCCCGCCATGGCGATCTCGTCCACCAACTGCCGGGAGCGGGTCGGCCGGGGCGAGCCGGTGTGGTACCTGGTGCCCGACGGTGTGGTGCAGTACATCGCCAAACGGGGCCTCTACCAGGGAAAGTAG
- the pepN gene encoding aminopeptidase N → MPSLTRVEATARGAMITVLSYQVDLDLTGGERFRSQVTVRFRAAASAETFVEVKPARLLAVRLNDRDLDPGALTENRLPLTGLDEENTLFVEAEMAYSNTGEGVHRFVDPADGATYLYAMSFLDDVQRIFAAFDQPDLKAPVTLSVTAPPEWTVAANGQLADQPSPGRWEFAPTAPLATYLVSFVAGPWHVRSDSHDGIPLAVYCRRSLAEHLDADLAEIMTVTKQCLDRFHEMFDERYPFGKYDQAFVPEFNAGAMENPGLVTIRDDYLFRSAVTDSQRELRATVIAHEMAHMWFGDLVTMRWWDDLWLNESFAEYLGTRVAAEATRFDRAWVTFALRRKAWGYAADQRPSTHPVAPHEVRDAAEGLLNFDGISYAKGASVLRQLVAWLGDEAFLTGLNAHFAAHRFGNATLADLLDSLAAASGRDLRDWSARWLRQAQVNTLRVAASVAADGRYAEVAVVQTAPASHPVLRPHRIGVGRYLADGTVLRDEVDLDPETDRGRTVLSGLSGQPAARLLLPNEGDLTFAKVRLDPASAEAVPLVLPDLADPLARAVLWGAVLDAATDGQWPVADLVRLLAVALPAEPEVIIVEDVLKLSRPLVDRYLEPADRDAALAVVARTCAQLLATAPAGSSAQLAAARGLIAAGSDGDLLTGWLAGRDVPDGLLVDAELRWALLRRLVVLGAAGAAEIDTAAAADPSAAGAERAAGCRAALPEVAAKEAAWEIVTRNTDLSNRLVEATAGAFWQPEQAELTAVYVDRYFAEMPAAALRRTPWVADEVASLAYPRYAVAQSTRELAAALLARDDVSPGLRRVVTDADDDLRRALLARTVAAAVVAT, encoded by the coding sequence ATGCCGAGCCTGACCCGTGTAGAGGCGACCGCGCGTGGCGCGATGATTACCGTGCTGTCCTATCAGGTGGACCTGGACCTGACCGGCGGGGAGCGGTTCCGTTCCCAGGTCACCGTCCGGTTCCGCGCCGCCGCGTCAGCCGAGACCTTCGTCGAGGTCAAACCCGCCCGACTGCTGGCGGTACGCCTCAACGACCGGGACCTCGATCCTGGCGCCCTGACCGAGAACCGGTTGCCGCTGACCGGGCTCGACGAGGAGAACACGCTATTCGTCGAGGCCGAGATGGCGTACTCGAACACCGGTGAGGGGGTGCACCGCTTCGTCGACCCGGCCGACGGCGCGACCTACCTGTACGCGATGTCGTTCCTCGACGACGTGCAGCGCATCTTCGCCGCCTTCGACCAGCCCGACCTCAAGGCGCCGGTGACACTTTCGGTGACCGCCCCACCGGAGTGGACGGTCGCCGCCAACGGGCAACTCGCCGACCAGCCGAGCCCGGGACGGTGGGAGTTCGCCCCGACGGCGCCGCTGGCGACGTACCTGGTCAGCTTCGTCGCCGGCCCGTGGCACGTGCGCTCGGACTCGCACGACGGGATCCCGCTCGCCGTCTACTGCCGACGGTCGCTGGCCGAGCACCTCGACGCCGACCTGGCGGAGATCATGACGGTGACGAAGCAGTGCCTCGACCGGTTCCACGAGATGTTCGACGAGCGCTACCCGTTCGGCAAGTACGACCAGGCGTTCGTGCCGGAGTTCAACGCCGGCGCGATGGAGAACCCGGGCCTGGTCACCATCCGTGACGACTACCTCTTCCGGTCGGCGGTCACCGACAGCCAGCGCGAGCTGCGCGCCACCGTGATCGCCCACGAGATGGCCCACATGTGGTTCGGTGACCTGGTCACCATGCGCTGGTGGGACGACCTGTGGCTGAACGAGTCGTTCGCCGAGTACCTCGGCACCCGGGTCGCCGCCGAAGCGACCCGCTTCGACCGGGCCTGGGTCACCTTCGCGCTGCGCCGCAAGGCCTGGGGGTACGCCGCCGACCAGCGCCCCTCCACCCACCCGGTGGCACCGCACGAGGTGCGCGACGCCGCCGAGGGCCTGCTCAACTTCGACGGCATCTCGTACGCCAAGGGCGCGAGCGTGCTGCGGCAACTGGTCGCCTGGCTCGGCGACGAGGCCTTCCTGACCGGGCTCAACGCGCACTTCGCCGCGCACCGGTTCGGCAACGCCACCCTGGCCGACCTGCTCGACAGCCTCGCTGCCGCCAGCGGGCGCGATCTGCGCGACTGGTCCGCCAGGTGGCTGCGCCAGGCACAGGTCAACACGCTACGTGTGGCGGCGAGCGTGGCTGCCGACGGGCGGTACGCCGAGGTCGCGGTGGTGCAGACCGCACCCGCGTCGCATCCGGTGCTGCGGCCCCACCGGATCGGCGTCGGCCGGTATCTCGCCGACGGCACGGTGCTGCGCGACGAGGTGGACCTCGACCCGGAGACCGACCGGGGCCGGACCGTGCTGTCCGGGCTGTCCGGTCAGCCGGCGGCCCGGCTGCTGCTGCCCAACGAGGGCGACCTGACCTTCGCGAAGGTACGCCTCGACCCGGCCTCAGCTGAGGCCGTACCACTGGTCCTGCCGGACCTGGCCGACCCGCTGGCCCGCGCGGTGCTCTGGGGTGCGGTGTTGGACGCGGCCACCGACGGGCAGTGGCCGGTGGCCGACCTGGTCCGGCTGCTCGCGGTGGCGCTGCCCGCGGAGCCGGAGGTGATCATCGTCGAGGACGTGCTCAAGCTGAGCCGCCCGTTGGTCGACAGGTACCTGGAACCGGCCGACCGGGACGCCGCGCTGGCCGTGGTGGCGCGGACCTGCGCGCAGCTGCTGGCGACCGCACCGGCCGGCAGCTCGGCGCAGCTGGCCGCGGCCCGGGGGTTGATCGCCGCCGGATCCGACGGTGACCTGCTGACCGGCTGGCTGGCCGGCCGGGACGTACCGGACGGGTTGCTCGTTGACGCGGAACTGCGGTGGGCGCTGCTGCGGCGGCTGGTGGTGCTCGGCGCGGCGGGCGCGGCGGAGATCGACACGGCGGCGGCGGCCGACCCCAGCGCGGCCGGGGCGGAACGGGCGGCCGGCTGCCGCGCCGCGCTGCCGGAGGTGGCCGCCAAGGAGGCCGCCTGGGAGATCGTCACCCGCAACACCGACCTGTCCAACCGGCTGGTCGAGGCGACCGCGGGCGCCTTCTGGCAGCCCGAGCAGGCCGAGTTGACCGCGGTGTACGTCGACAGGTACTTCGCCGAGATGCCGGCGGCGGCGCTCCGGCGTACCCCGTGGGTGGCCGACGAGGTCGCGTCGCTGGCCTATCCCCGCTACGCCGTGGCGCAGAGCACCCGGGAGTTGGCCGCGGCCCTGCTGGCCCGCGACGACGTGAGCCCCGGGCTGCGCAGGGTGGTGACCGACGCCGACGACGACCTGCGCCGGGCGCTGCTGGCCCGGACGGTCGCCGCGGCGGTGGTGGCCACCTGA
- a CDS encoding DUF397 domain-containing protein, producing MGQHPKGDFDLSRAVWQRAEGDTSESAVEVAFVDDLIGMRNSAEPDGPVLVFTQAEWDAFVAGAQDGEFDLD from the coding sequence ATGGGTCAGCACCCCAAGGGCGACTTCGACCTGTCCCGGGCGGTCTGGCAACGGGCCGAGGGAGACACCTCCGAGAGCGCGGTCGAGGTGGCCTTCGTCGACGACCTGATCGGCATGCGCAACTCGGCGGAGCCGGACGGGCCGGTCCTGGTCTTCACCCAGGCAGAGTGGGACGCCTTCGTGGCCGGCGCCCAGGACGGCGAGTTCGACCTGGACTGA
- a CDS encoding cytochrome P450, with translation MATIPADRSPDSTLALRRDGYRFISNGCARHDSDIFEARLLLERTICLRGRAGAQLFYDTDRFERHGASPKRVQRTLVGVGGVQGLDGPAHRDRKAMFMSIMTPSALRQLGQLVDDEWRARIPVWERADRVVLYDEVGQILTRAVCAWAGVPLAESAVARRNADLHAMIAAPAALGPRHWRGRLARRRSERWITDVVERARSGALPAPPGSALAVIAGHLDPGGRPLPPRIAAVELLNVLRPTVAVDRYVVFAALALHDHPQWRERVRAGEETAECFVQEVRRHYPFFPVAGARVRRAFDWQGYHFPQGRRVLLDLYGTNHHPDLWPEPDRFDPDRFANWRGDPFALVPQGGGEHLAGHRCAGEWITIELMKRAVHTLTGAMRYDVPPQNLALNLRRMPALPPSRFVIRNVRRTR, from the coding sequence ATGGCCACGATCCCGGCAGACCGCAGTCCGGACAGCACGCTGGCGCTGCGGCGCGACGGTTACCGGTTCATCAGCAACGGCTGCGCCCGCCACGACAGCGACATCTTCGAGGCCCGGCTGCTGCTGGAACGGACCATCTGCCTACGCGGCCGGGCCGGCGCACAGCTGTTCTACGACACCGACCGGTTCGAACGCCACGGTGCCAGCCCCAAGCGCGTCCAGCGCACCCTGGTCGGGGTGGGCGGGGTGCAGGGGTTGGACGGCCCGGCGCACCGCGACCGCAAGGCCATGTTCATGTCGATCATGACCCCGTCGGCACTCCGGCAGCTCGGTCAGCTGGTCGACGACGAGTGGCGGGCCCGGATCCCGGTCTGGGAACGCGCCGACCGGGTTGTCCTCTACGACGAGGTCGGCCAGATCCTGACCCGGGCGGTCTGCGCCTGGGCGGGTGTGCCGCTGGCCGAGTCCGCCGTGGCCCGGCGCAACGCCGACCTGCACGCGATGATCGCCGCACCGGCGGCGCTCGGCCCCCGGCACTGGCGGGGGCGCCTCGCCCGCCGGCGCTCCGAACGGTGGATCACCGACGTCGTCGAACGGGCCCGTAGCGGTGCGCTGCCCGCGCCGCCGGGCAGCGCACTCGCCGTGATCGCCGGACACCTCGACCCCGGTGGCCGTCCACTGCCGCCGCGGATCGCCGCCGTGGAGCTGCTCAACGTCCTGCGCCCCACCGTCGCGGTGGACCGGTACGTCGTCTTCGCCGCGCTGGCCCTGCACGACCACCCGCAGTGGCGCGAACGGGTCCGGGCCGGCGAGGAGACCGCCGAGTGCTTCGTCCAGGAGGTCCGGCGCCACTACCCGTTCTTCCCGGTCGCCGGGGCCCGGGTCCGGCGTGCCTTCGACTGGCAGGGCTACCACTTTCCCCAGGGCCGGCGGGTGCTGCTCGACCTGTACGGCACCAACCACCATCCGGACCTCTGGCCGGAGCCGGACCGCTTCGACCCGGACCGGTTCGCCAACTGGCGGGGCGACCCGTTCGCGCTGGTCCCCCAGGGTGGAGGCGAGCACCTCGCCGGGCACCGCTGCGCCGGCGAGTGGATCACCATCGAGTTGATGAAGCGGGCGGTGCACACCCTGACCGGCGCCATGCGCTACGACGTGCCGCCGCAGAACCTCGCCTTGAACCTGCGCCGGATGCCGGCGCTGCCGCCGAGCCGTTTCGTGATCCGCAACGTCCGGCGTACCCGGTGA
- a CDS encoding DUF3618 domain-containing protein, with the protein MSTDPEQIRREIEATRDSLSTDVDALAYKVSPGRIVDDRKQRARGALQNVRDRVMGTASDLGHTSRDGAHAVGDRASSAAASVGDAAQSAAHTVGDAAQRAPRKLREKSEGNPLAAGLIAFGVGWLASSLIPATGREQRAATQVRQRAAEHSGAVKEKLGEVAGELRSELREPTQQATESVRSTAQEAVQTVKDDGRSAAYEVKDHAQQARH; encoded by the coding sequence ATGAGCACCGACCCCGAGCAGATCCGCCGGGAGATCGAGGCGACCCGCGACAGCCTCAGCACGGATGTGGACGCCCTGGCGTACAAGGTGAGCCCGGGCCGCATCGTCGACGACCGTAAGCAGCGGGCCCGCGGCGCGCTGCAGAATGTGAGGGACAGGGTAATGGGAACCGCGTCCGACCTCGGTCACACCAGCAGAGACGGTGCCCACGCGGTGGGCGACCGCGCCTCCTCGGCAGCCGCCAGCGTCGGCGACGCGGCGCAGTCGGCCGCCCACACCGTCGGCGACGCCGCCCAACGGGCCCCGCGGAAACTGCGGGAGAAGTCCGAGGGCAACCCCCTCGCGGCGGGGCTGATCGCCTTCGGCGTCGGTTGGCTGGCCTCCTCACTGATTCCGGCCACCGGACGGGAGCAGCGGGCCGCGACCCAGGTGAGGCAACGGGCCGCCGAGCACAGCGGCGCGGTCAAGGAGAAGCTCGGCGAGGTGGCCGGTGAGCTGCGGTCGGAGCTGAGGGAGCCGACCCAGCAGGCCACCGAATCGGTCCGGAGCACCGCGCAGGAGGCCGTGCAGACGGTCAAGGACGACGGCAGGTCGGCCGCGTACGAGGTCAAGGACCACGCCCAGCAGGCCCGGCACTGA
- a CDS encoding phage holin family protein, with amino-acid sequence MTTPTQGAGPAPGYQPHDGVPLTADEVRGSSLGDLMRQVTTDLSTLLRQEVELAKAEIREEGRKAGKAAGFFGGAGFGGYMVALFLSIALWAGLSNVMDGGWAGLIVAVLWAGIAAVLYSMGRRHAQRVRGLKKTNESVQRIPEALSPHPEGVTR; translated from the coding sequence ATGACCACACCGACGCAGGGGGCCGGCCCGGCACCCGGGTACCAGCCCCACGATGGTGTTCCGCTCACCGCCGACGAGGTCCGGGGCAGTTCCCTCGGTGACCTGATGCGGCAGGTCACCACGGACCTCTCCACCCTGCTGCGGCAGGAGGTGGAACTGGCCAAGGCGGAGATCCGCGAGGAGGGACGCAAGGCCGGCAAGGCCGCCGGCTTCTTCGGCGGGGCGGGATTCGGCGGCTACATGGTCGCCCTGTTCCTGTCCATCGCCCTCTGGGCCGGCCTGTCCAACGTGATGGACGGCGGCTGGGCGGGGCTGATCGTCGCCGTCCTGTGGGCCGGGATCGCCGCCGTCCTGTACTCGATGGGCCGCAGGCACGCCCAGCGCGTACGCGGGCTGAAGAAGACCAACGAGAGCGTGCAGCGCATCCCCGAGGCGCTCAGCCCCCACCCGGAGGGAGTCACCCGATGA
- a CDS encoding DUF4383 domain-containing protein gives MAREARPRPRPPVRLAATVVAGVFVLVGVLGFVPGITTGYAELTFSGHTSGARLLGIFQVSVLHNLVHLVFGLVGLVLARSVAGARGYLAVGGAVYLALWIYGLVVEHGNADRTVNVLPVNGADNWLHLLLGFGMLVLGLLLSPRAGASAGRLDQPIDRP, from the coding sequence ATGGCGCGTGAGGCTCGCCCCCGGCCACGCCCCCCGGTCAGGTTGGCCGCCACCGTCGTGGCCGGGGTCTTCGTGCTCGTCGGCGTGCTCGGCTTCGTGCCGGGGATCACCACCGGCTACGCAGAGTTGACCTTCTCCGGGCACACCTCCGGCGCGAGGCTGCTCGGGATCTTCCAGGTGTCGGTCCTGCACAACCTGGTGCACCTGGTCTTCGGGCTGGTCGGGCTGGTCCTCGCCCGCAGTGTCGCCGGCGCCCGCGGCTACCTGGCCGTCGGCGGCGCGGTCTACCTGGCGCTCTGGATCTACGGGCTGGTCGTCGAGCACGGCAACGCCGACCGGACGGTGAACGTCCTGCCGGTCAACGGGGCCGACAACTGGCTGCACCTGCTGCTCGGCTTCGGCATGCTCGTGCTGGGGCTGCTGCTCTCCCCGCGCGCCGGTGCCTCCGCCGGCCGGCTGGACCAGCCGATCGACCGTCCCTGA
- a CDS encoding GNAT family N-acetyltransferase, translating into MLIEFRPVADAEILALVTAQQRELREADGGLDGQTTSTRDDICYLVVVVAGRAVACGGLQELDRATGELKRMYVRPAHRGRGIGRQLLAALEELAFQRGYETLCLETGTYLPAAITLYTSCGYEPIPVYGEYVDNPYSVCFGKRLPVAA; encoded by the coding sequence ATGCTTATCGAGTTCCGTCCCGTCGCCGATGCCGAGATCCTCGCGCTGGTCACGGCCCAGCAGCGGGAGCTGCGCGAGGCCGACGGCGGGCTGGACGGGCAGACGACGTCGACCCGCGACGACATCTGTTACCTCGTGGTGGTGGTCGCGGGCCGGGCGGTCGCCTGCGGCGGCCTCCAGGAGCTGGACCGGGCGACCGGTGAACTCAAACGGATGTACGTCCGACCGGCGCACCGTGGTCGGGGCATCGGCCGGCAACTCCTGGCCGCCCTGGAGGAACTCGCCTTCCAACGGGGGTACGAGACGCTCTGCCTGGAGACCGGGACGTACCTGCCGGCCGCGATCACGCTCTACACCTCCTGCGGGTACGAGCCGATCCCCGTCTACGGCGAGTACGTCGACAACCCGTACAGCGTCTGTTTCGGCAAGCGCCTCCCGGTCGCGGCCTGA
- the obgE gene encoding GTPase ObgE, with the protein MTTFVDRVVLHLQAGDGGHGCVSIHREKFKPFGGPDGGNGGHGGSVSLVVDPQVHTLLDFHFRPHVKADNGKGGAGSNRDGANGRDLVIKVPNGTVVQTLDGTVLADMVGAGTTFEVARGGRGGRGNASLANARRKAPGFAELGEPGDQLDVVLELKSVADVGLVGFPSAGKSSLISVISAAKPKIADYPFTTLVPNLGVVRVDNHTFTVADVPGLIPGAATGKGLGLEFLRHVERCAVLVHVIDTATLEAGRDPLADIDTIEAELAEYGGLTDRPRLVALNKVDVPDGRDLAEIVRPDLAARGLRVFEVSAATREGLKELMYAMAELVEQARVTAVPTEPARIVLRPKAVDDAGFTIETESDGSYTVRGTRPERWVRQTNFDNDEAVGYLADRLARLGVEEKLAKAGANPGDLVRIGEREFDWQPTLYAGADFVPGNRGTDVRLEEKSTRVPAADRLAARKARRQRPADEQLWADPDTGTLGPASAQDGESADADAIPADLDATPSTPDATAGER; encoded by the coding sequence GTGACGACGTTCGTTGACCGGGTCGTCCTGCACCTGCAGGCCGGCGACGGCGGGCACGGCTGTGTCTCGATCCACCGGGAGAAGTTCAAGCCCTTCGGCGGCCCGGACGGTGGCAACGGCGGGCACGGCGGCAGCGTCTCCCTGGTGGTCGACCCGCAGGTGCACACGCTGCTCGACTTCCACTTCCGCCCGCACGTCAAGGCCGACAACGGCAAGGGCGGGGCGGGTTCCAACCGGGACGGCGCCAACGGGCGTGACCTGGTGATCAAGGTACCGAACGGCACCGTCGTGCAGACCCTGGACGGTACGGTGCTGGCCGACATGGTCGGTGCCGGCACCACTTTCGAGGTGGCCCGGGGCGGCCGGGGCGGCCGGGGTAACGCCTCACTTGCCAACGCCCGGCGTAAGGCGCCCGGCTTCGCCGAGCTGGGGGAGCCCGGCGACCAGCTGGACGTCGTGCTGGAGTTGAAGAGCGTCGCCGACGTGGGTCTGGTCGGTTTCCCGTCGGCCGGCAAGTCGTCGCTGATCTCGGTGATCTCCGCGGCCAAGCCGAAGATCGCCGACTACCCGTTCACCACGCTGGTGCCGAACCTGGGCGTGGTCCGGGTGGACAACCACACCTTCACCGTCGCCGACGTGCCGGGTCTGATCCCGGGTGCGGCCACCGGAAAGGGCCTCGGGCTGGAGTTCCTGCGGCACGTCGAGCGGTGTGCCGTACTGGTGCACGTGATCGACACCGCGACGTTGGAAGCGGGCCGCGATCCGCTCGCCGACATCGACACCATCGAGGCGGAACTGGCCGAGTACGGCGGCCTGACCGACCGGCCCCGGCTGGTCGCGCTGAACAAGGTCGACGTGCCGGACGGCCGGGACCTGGCCGAGATCGTCCGCCCGGACCTGGCCGCGCGTGGCCTGCGGGTGTTCGAGGTCTCCGCGGCCACCCGCGAGGGGCTCAAGGAGCTCATGTACGCGATGGCGGAGCTGGTCGAGCAGGCCCGCGTCACCGCCGTACCGACCGAGCCGGCCCGGATCGTGCTCCGCCCGAAGGCGGTGGACGACGCCGGCTTCACCATCGAGACGGAGTCCGACGGCTCGTACACCGTCCGGGGTACCCGACCGGAGCGGTGGGTGCGCCAGACCAACTTCGACAACGACGAGGCCGTCGGCTACCTGGCCGACCGGCTGGCCCGCCTCGGGGTCGAGGAGAAGCTCGCCAAGGCCGGCGCGAACCCCGGCGACCTGGTCCGGATCGGCGAGCGGGAGTTCGACTGGCAGCCGACCCTCTACGCCGGCGCCGACTTCGTCCCCGGCAACCGGGGCACCGACGTACGGCTGGAGGAGAAGTCCACCCGGGTACCCGCCGCGGACCGGCTGGCCGCCCGCAAGGCGCGCCGTCAGCGCCCCGCCGACGAGCAGCTGTGGGCCGATCCGGACACCGGCACCCTCGGGCCGGCCAGTGCCCAGGACGGCGAGTCGGCCGACGCCGACGCCATCCCGGCCGACCTCGACGCCACCCCGAGCACGCCGGACGCGACCGCCGGCGAGCGGTGA
- the rpmA gene encoding 50S ribosomal protein L27: MAHKKGASSSRNGRDSAAQRLGVKRFGGQVVSAGEILIRQRGTKFHPGDLVGRGSDDTLFALAAGSVLFGTKRGRKTVNIVPAGQ; this comes from the coding sequence ATGGCTCACAAAAAGGGTGCGTCCAGCTCGCGTAACGGTCGCGACTCCGCGGCTCAGCGGCTCGGCGTGAAGCGTTTCGGTGGTCAGGTGGTCAGCGCGGGTGAGATCCTCATCCGTCAGCGGGGCACCAAGTTCCACCCCGGCGACCTGGTCGGCCGCGGTTCCGACGACACGCTCTTCGCGCTGGCCGCCGGTTCGGTCCTGTTCGGTACCAAGCGCGGTCGCAAGACCGTCAACATCGTACCGGCGGGGCAGTAG